The proteins below are encoded in one region of Planctopirus limnophila DSM 3776:
- a CDS encoding NADPH-dependent assimilatory sulfite reductase hemoprotein subunit, with amino-acid sequence MSEQVERSKNEIIKENSRQLRGSILTDLQSESPEFSEDSQQLLKFHGMYQQDDRDVRKAKNPDGTPKGKTHIVMIRARIPGGNMTAEQFLGILDLSEQYGNGAMRLTTRQGIQLHYIPKGNTKEVVKGINDTMLTTLAACGDVNRNVMACPAPIKDQPHAAIQKLAYEMAEHFRPKTTAYHELWLTDGEGNNHNATEAFVPVEEPIYGTHYLPRKFKMAIALPDDNCIDVYANDLGLIADVQEGQIVGYNMLVGGGMGRTPSAEKTFPAVGKKLCYVTPEQVIPVAEAVVKVQRDFGNRSDRKVARLKYLIHNWGLDAFRAKVEEYYGQALTPPSSVDVKGVEDHVGWFEQGDGKLFVGINIECGRVRDTSEVQVKTGLRAIIEKYRMPVRATALQGLILCDIDPADRADITAMLKQYGLKSAEELTILRRFAIACPALPTCGLSLTESERVLPSVIDQFDVEMARLGLQSEKISVHMTGCNNGCARPYTPDIGFVGRSLGKYTVFVGGNPEGSRLAFMYEDYVPLEKLVPTLVPLLTGYKADRLSGEGFGDYCVRLGIEGLKELATQVDV; translated from the coding sequence ATGTCTGAGCAGGTCGAACGCAGCAAGAATGAGATCATCAAGGAAAATAGCCGGCAATTGCGTGGTTCCATCCTGACGGATCTGCAGAGTGAATCACCGGAATTCAGCGAAGACAGCCAGCAACTGCTGAAGTTTCATGGCATGTATCAGCAGGATGACCGCGATGTGCGGAAGGCCAAAAATCCGGATGGAACACCGAAGGGCAAGACGCATATCGTCATGATTCGCGCTCGGATTCCGGGCGGAAATATGACTGCCGAGCAGTTTCTGGGCATTCTCGACTTGAGCGAGCAGTATGGTAATGGGGCCATGCGGCTGACGACCCGGCAAGGGATTCAGCTGCATTACATCCCTAAGGGAAACACAAAAGAAGTCGTTAAAGGGATTAACGACACGATGCTCACCACGCTCGCCGCGTGCGGCGACGTCAATCGCAACGTGATGGCCTGCCCGGCTCCGATTAAAGATCAGCCTCATGCAGCCATTCAGAAACTGGCCTATGAGATGGCCGAGCATTTTCGTCCGAAGACCACAGCCTACCATGAACTGTGGCTGACTGATGGCGAAGGGAACAACCACAACGCGACCGAGGCGTTTGTGCCTGTCGAAGAACCGATCTACGGTACGCACTATCTGCCACGCAAATTCAAGATGGCCATCGCTTTGCCCGACGACAACTGCATTGACGTTTATGCCAACGACCTGGGTTTGATTGCCGATGTGCAAGAGGGCCAGATCGTGGGTTACAACATGCTCGTTGGTGGTGGCATGGGGCGGACTCCTTCTGCAGAAAAGACCTTCCCTGCAGTGGGCAAGAAGCTCTGCTACGTCACTCCCGAACAGGTCATTCCTGTGGCTGAAGCCGTGGTGAAAGTTCAGCGTGATTTTGGAAATCGTTCTGATCGAAAAGTGGCCCGCCTCAAGTACCTCATTCATAACTGGGGCCTGGATGCCTTCCGGGCCAAAGTGGAAGAGTACTATGGCCAGGCTTTGACTCCACCCAGTTCCGTAGATGTCAAAGGTGTCGAAGACCATGTGGGCTGGTTCGAACAGGGCGATGGTAAGCTGTTTGTCGGGATCAACATCGAGTGCGGGCGTGTGCGCGATACCAGTGAAGTTCAAGTGAAGACCGGCCTGCGGGCCATTATCGAGAAGTACCGCATGCCAGTGCGGGCGACGGCTCTGCAGGGATTGATCCTGTGTGATATTGATCCTGCCGATCGTGCCGATATCACAGCCATGCTCAAGCAGTATGGTCTGAAGTCTGCTGAAGAATTGACAATTCTGCGTCGCTTCGCCATTGCCTGCCCTGCACTGCCGACTTGCGGTTTATCGCTGACCGAATCAGAACGAGTGCTCCCGAGTGTGATTGATCAGTTCGATGTCGAAATGGCCAGGTTGGGGCTGCAGTCGGAGAAGATCTCGGTTCATATGACGGGATGCAACAATGGCTGCGCCAGGCCTTATACGCCCGATATTGGCTTTGTGGGTCGATCTTTAGGGAAGTACACCGTGTTTGTTGGCGGGAATCCGGAAGGATCGAGACTGGCCTTCATGTACGAAGATTATGTGCCACTCGAAAAACTGGTGCCGACACTTGTGCCACTTCTGACGGGTTACAAGGCCGATCGCCTGTCCGGAGAAGGTTTTGGCGATTACTGCGTACGTCTCGGAATTGAAGGCTTGAAGGAGTTGGCCACTCAAGTGGATGTCTAA
- a CDS encoding biotin/lipoyl-binding protein → MTVRMTDRSQIEDLVDRLAQEVHETDQPGQVTQELLASLSPLTGAVASRLWIWVGGVPTVSENGVPENTTASSQRPTVRGSAMAVAIHSGAILARYADPAADDLREVANLANSVKPQLLDPLPQGDRSETGAAESVLRWMIPVRKSSRTLAVLEFLQPGKAVDPLPLASVVAELLADLLLDQEVRQLRLTVERRQKEQAFFARLATTSGWQVAAQLIAQEVRGLVGCDRVAVLQFAGKQARLLAVSGVADFDRRSPEVRHLEAMAQAESQVSVKERDPRIQLITDLASGVPIAAVVLEKFGTEVDRRKEAPLQPVSTSRTKPAGINSELLATQETKELAEILRNWQGLEAVVSSILRQQLLVETIPLASFWLRASREFKTLSLRRQVRRVMLFALFGGVVASLFLIPGELQMTGQGAVWPRERKHVFALHAGGVEQIHVNQGSIVKTGDLLVTLHNPEMELESTRLQGEILTLEKQIEATRSARVQLSSGNSDQAAKAAELSAQELGFEQQLQSRREELSLVKQAMSELQIRSPMDGEIMTWDPQQTLAGRPVERGQILLDLGDTHGEWVVDVRVTDQSMGHILSAYVQSPGQGNRPQEKLPAEFVLTTRPEETHTAYVESISESVERDEMGQLYLRLVLGFDRQNVAGLRPGATAVPRIHCGRAPLGYVWLHDLIDRIRLWWQF, encoded by the coding sequence ATGACGGTAAGAATGACCGATCGATCACAGATCGAAGATTTGGTGGATCGACTGGCTCAAGAGGTGCATGAGACTGACCAGCCGGGTCAGGTCACACAGGAGTTACTGGCCAGTCTTTCGCCGCTCACTGGAGCCGTAGCATCGCGCTTATGGATCTGGGTAGGAGGTGTTCCCACCGTCAGTGAGAATGGGGTTCCTGAGAACACCACGGCTTCATCACAGCGACCGACCGTCAGGGGCAGTGCCATGGCGGTCGCCATTCACTCGGGTGCAATCCTCGCCCGATATGCTGATCCTGCCGCGGATGACTTGCGTGAGGTCGCCAATCTGGCCAACTCGGTGAAGCCTCAACTTCTGGATCCCTTGCCTCAAGGAGATCGCAGTGAAACAGGTGCTGCCGAGAGTGTCCTTCGCTGGATGATCCCCGTGCGAAAGTCGAGTCGTACACTGGCTGTGCTCGAGTTTTTGCAGCCCGGGAAAGCCGTTGATCCCTTGCCACTGGCCAGTGTGGTGGCAGAATTACTGGCCGATCTGCTGCTGGATCAGGAAGTCCGCCAGTTACGATTGACTGTCGAACGCCGCCAGAAAGAGCAGGCATTTTTTGCACGTCTGGCAACGACTTCTGGATGGCAAGTCGCCGCTCAGTTGATTGCTCAGGAGGTTCGGGGGCTGGTGGGCTGCGACCGCGTAGCAGTTTTGCAGTTTGCAGGGAAGCAAGCACGTTTGCTGGCGGTCTCGGGAGTTGCTGATTTTGATCGGAGATCGCCCGAAGTCCGCCATTTGGAAGCGATGGCTCAAGCGGAGAGTCAAGTCAGTGTTAAGGAGCGTGATCCCCGAATCCAGTTGATCACAGATCTGGCAAGCGGAGTGCCAATTGCGGCTGTCGTCCTGGAGAAGTTTGGAACGGAAGTCGATCGGCGTAAGGAAGCACCACTTCAGCCGGTTTCCACTTCGAGAACGAAACCAGCCGGAATCAATTCCGAGTTACTCGCCACTCAGGAAACAAAAGAGCTGGCTGAGATTCTCAGGAACTGGCAAGGTCTTGAAGCGGTGGTGTCGTCCATCCTGAGGCAGCAATTGCTGGTGGAGACGATTCCCCTCGCATCGTTCTGGTTGAGAGCGAGTCGGGAGTTCAAGACGTTGTCGCTCCGTCGGCAGGTTCGGCGTGTCATGTTGTTTGCTCTGTTCGGTGGAGTGGTGGCGAGCCTGTTTCTGATACCGGGTGAACTGCAGATGACCGGGCAGGGCGCAGTGTGGCCGCGCGAACGCAAACATGTTTTTGCACTCCATGCAGGAGGTGTGGAACAAATTCATGTGAATCAGGGGAGCATCGTCAAAACAGGCGATCTTCTGGTGACCTTGCATAACCCGGAAATGGAGTTGGAATCGACACGATTGCAGGGTGAGATTTTAACGCTGGAGAAACAGATCGAGGCCACACGATCTGCCCGGGTGCAACTCTCTTCCGGGAATAGCGATCAGGCGGCGAAAGCGGCAGAACTTTCTGCCCAGGAATTGGGGTTTGAGCAGCAACTGCAGTCCCGCAGAGAGGAGTTATCGCTCGTTAAACAAGCCATGAGTGAACTGCAGATTCGATCGCCGATGGATGGCGAAATCATGACGTGGGATCCTCAGCAGACACTGGCTGGGCGACCGGTCGAACGCGGCCAGATCTTATTGGATCTGGGAGATACGCACGGTGAGTGGGTGGTCGATGTCCGTGTGACGGATCAATCGATGGGCCACATTCTGAGTGCCTATGTGCAGTCTCCAGGACAAGGGAATCGACCACAGGAAAAACTCCCTGCCGAGTTTGTACTGACAACCCGGCCTGAAGAGACTCACACTGCCTATGTGGAGTCGATCAGTGAAAGTGTGGAGCGTGATGAAATGGGGCAGCTCTACCTACGACTGGTGTTGGGGTTTGACCGGCAGAATGTGGCAGGTCTTCGCCCGGGAGCGACGGCAGTGCCTCGAATTCACTGTGGTAGAGCACCTCTGGGGTACGTCTGGCTGCATGATCTGATCGACAGGATCCGCCTGTGGTGGCAGTTTTGA
- a CDS encoding STAS domain-containing protein, with protein sequence MLTPAPVVPASYFEMRKQGTVLRLHLKKSVSSLSDERILDEVDTVVASLKEHVPDAVVVDLSSAPYFGSCLLEVLRHIHEEAGRQGAKMVLYGASPIAREVLEISHFNRLIPLVSTEDQALKSLVA encoded by the coding sequence ATGTTAACACCGGCCCCGGTTGTTCCGGCCAGTTATTTTGAGATGAGAAAACAGGGGACAGTGCTGCGACTGCATTTGAAAAAATCAGTGAGCAGTCTGTCGGACGAACGGATTCTGGATGAGGTCGATACAGTGGTTGCCTCATTGAAAGAACACGTTCCAGATGCAGTGGTTGTCGATCTTTCATCAGCACCTTACTTTGGTTCCTGCCTGTTGGAAGTGCTTCGGCATATCCATGAAGAAGCAGGGCGACAAGGGGCCAAAATGGTGCTGTACGGTGCCTCTCCGATTGCACGCGAAGTGCTGGAGATTTCGCACTTCAATCGATTGATTCCACTGGTTTCGACCGAAGATCAGGCACTGAAAAGCCTGGTCGCCTGA
- a CDS encoding ATP-binding response regulator translates to MTSILVVDDSSTDRRLVCGLLKANTQWIVSEASSGSEALQTIALNPVDVVLTDLAMPDISGLELVTTLRRDCPRLPVVIMTGVGTDEIAVTALKLGASSYVPKCRLAQDLTDAIQGVLDAVRDDTTRERLSQRIVHHKIEFCIENDPELIASLVQYLQEETARSGICEAADRIRVGVALQEAMTNACYHGNLEVSSSLREIDHRQFYELARSRMSISPYQERRIHVAAEFSPEAACFVIRDEGPGFDPGTIPDPTVPENLEKPCGRGLLLIQMFMDEVEYSKRGNQVVLKKYRREHLGNS, encoded by the coding sequence ATGACGAGTATTCTCGTGGTCGATGATTCTTCGACTGATCGACGCCTGGTCTGCGGCCTGTTAAAAGCGAACACACAGTGGATTGTGAGTGAAGCTTCGAGTGGTTCAGAAGCTTTGCAGACGATTGCGCTCAATCCTGTGGATGTGGTTCTGACAGATCTGGCAATGCCGGATATCAGTGGATTAGAACTCGTAACAACACTCAGGCGCGATTGTCCGCGATTGCCCGTTGTGATCATGACGGGAGTGGGGACAGATGAGATTGCCGTGACTGCGCTGAAGCTGGGTGCTTCGAGCTATGTGCCGAAGTGTCGGCTGGCACAGGACTTGACGGATGCGATTCAGGGTGTACTCGATGCCGTGCGGGACGATACGACGCGTGAGCGTCTGTCACAGCGGATTGTTCATCACAAAATTGAGTTTTGCATTGAAAATGATCCGGAACTGATTGCCTCTCTGGTGCAATACCTTCAGGAAGAGACAGCTCGAAGTGGAATTTGTGAAGCGGCAGATCGAATCCGTGTGGGAGTGGCCTTACAGGAAGCGATGACGAACGCCTGTTATCACGGGAATCTCGAGGTGAGTTCGAGTTTGCGTGAGATCGATCATCGACAGTTCTATGAGTTGGCCCGTTCCAGAATGAGTATCTCTCCCTATCAGGAGAGGCGGATTCACGTCGCTGCAGAGTTTTCGCCCGAAGCGGCTTGTTTTGTAATTCGTGATGAGGGGCCCGGTTTTGACCCGGGAACGATTCCGGATCCGACCGTTCCCGAGAATCTTGAGAAGCCATGCGGCCGAGGGTTACTGCTGATTCAGATGTTTATGGATGAGGTGGAATACAGCAAACGAGGGAATCAAGTGGTTCTAAAAAAATACCGTCGCGAACATTTGGGGAACTCGTGA
- a CDS encoding response regulator, translating to MPRILIVEPRPSFREGLRQTLVDAGYEIETLDIDQDLPAAIQIRPALVVLGCEAIEFLPLIKSQCTPPVPVLLLIKAGELGLILKAVDGAADLIYSYERPLQDVLQGIQRLTRPRSDDVVPQLSHQDRLIVALRSVCDDLNLTHKRHISEVLKRQYAEQKLVESESFYRSLVETLPYAMFRKDLHGRVTFANRKLCEILGSPPNEVVGKTDYDFFPTDLADKYRADDRYVTETRAQFETIEEFVTPSGEVHYTHVMKNPVYDGRGNCVGIQGIFSDVTDRKRTEIALDQERDLLNNLMKSIPDNIYFKDVRGRYLRINQAKAAASGLSDPSLAIGKSDTDFFSAEHAAIARKDEEYVMQTRLPLIGKEERVVWSDGHIRWMSTTKLPLISPAGDVIGTYGVSRDITPMKLAEQALREAKDAAEAANRAKSDFLANMSHEIRTPLNAIIGMTELVMDTDLKVAQRDYLRMVLESGESLLGIINDILDFSKIEAGRLHVDEQPFRLRDSLGDTMKSLSNRAHRKKLELAFHVSPDVPDEVRGDAVRVRQVIINLLGNALKFTERGEVVLDVSVESRTAEQVTLHFKVQDTGIGIAKDKFESIFEAFEQADSSTTRRYGGTGLGLAISARLVELMQGKIWVESEVGQGSTFHFTLNLGVEAEGSVQPLAQEPQLHGLRVLIVDDNQTNRRILEELTLLWGMRPRIAAGAIEARRELQHAIDQGEPIRLIITDAQMPGEDGFSLTASIRSLENMPAVEILMLTSGDRLEDLSRCQQLGIAGYLIKPVKQSELYNSIVGIMGQAPRAVPMASAMAVPERSANSRRILLAEDSLANQKLALGLLERWGHRVVVASNGIEAIERYRSESFDLILMDVQMPELDGNEATMAIREIERRTGEHIPIVAMTAHALQGDREQCLKAGMDDYLMKPIRARQLFQMIEQVCNDHAPRWKPLYQMTSEGVAARSEEHCAEESDLDQQAHAVEPQTDCQSVIGDSMNAAGALQTIDGGAESVVKSEDYVDWQLALRATNGDRALLADVGQAFLEETPWLLNKLDDAITTQDTKLFQRLSHTLKSAFRTFGANKLSEQYEQMEMDVKREGRLPEVEVVARYRQSADHVVERIAKELPQVCAETASGSGKGM from the coding sequence ATGCCCCGCATCCTGATTGTTGAACCACGACCTTCCTTTCGTGAAGGTCTTCGTCAGACGCTGGTTGATGCCGGCTACGAGATTGAGACGCTTGATATCGATCAGGATCTGCCGGCGGCAATCCAGATCCGCCCGGCTCTGGTGGTTCTCGGTTGTGAAGCCATTGAGTTTCTCCCGCTGATCAAATCTCAGTGCACGCCTCCTGTGCCAGTGCTGCTGCTGATCAAGGCCGGCGAGTTGGGATTGATTCTTAAAGCGGTTGATGGAGCGGCTGATCTGATCTATTCATACGAACGACCACTGCAGGATGTACTGCAAGGCATCCAGCGATTGACGAGGCCGCGCAGTGATGACGTAGTGCCACAGTTATCGCACCAGGATCGACTGATCGTGGCACTCAGGTCGGTCTGTGATGATCTGAATCTGACGCATAAGCGGCACATTTCGGAAGTGCTCAAGCGTCAGTATGCCGAGCAGAAGCTGGTGGAGTCGGAATCGTTTTATCGGTCTTTAGTGGAGACATTGCCCTACGCGATGTTCCGTAAAGATCTGCATGGACGAGTGACTTTTGCCAACCGCAAGCTGTGTGAAATCCTCGGTTCCCCTCCGAATGAGGTGGTGGGCAAGACCGATTACGACTTTTTCCCCACGGATCTGGCCGATAAGTACCGGGCTGATGATCGGTATGTCACGGAAACGAGAGCACAGTTTGAAACGATCGAAGAGTTTGTGACACCTTCGGGAGAGGTGCATTACACACATGTGATGAAGAACCCGGTCTATGATGGTCGAGGGAATTGCGTCGGGATCCAGGGGATTTTCTCAGATGTGACTGATCGCAAACGAACAGAGATCGCTCTCGACCAGGAGCGGGATCTGCTCAATAACCTGATGAAAAGCATCCCGGACAACATCTACTTCAAGGATGTGCGGGGCAGATATCTGCGCATCAATCAGGCGAAAGCCGCCGCGAGCGGATTGTCCGATCCGAGCCTGGCGATTGGAAAATCGGATACCGATTTCTTCTCAGCAGAGCACGCAGCGATTGCTCGTAAAGACGAAGAATATGTGATGCAGACCCGTCTGCCATTGATTGGTAAGGAAGAACGGGTGGTCTGGAGTGATGGTCATATCCGGTGGATGTCGACCACCAAATTGCCGTTGATTTCACCAGCGGGGGACGTGATCGGAACCTACGGAGTCTCACGCGATATTACGCCGATGAAGCTGGCTGAACAGGCCTTGCGGGAAGCCAAAGATGCGGCTGAAGCTGCAAACCGGGCGAAGAGTGATTTTCTCGCCAATATGAGCCATGAGATTCGCACACCCTTGAATGCCATTATCGGTATGACAGAACTGGTGATGGATACCGATCTGAAGGTGGCACAGCGGGATTACCTGCGGATGGTGCTCGAATCGGGTGAATCGCTTCTGGGAATCATCAACGACATTCTTGACTTTTCGAAGATTGAGGCCGGTCGATTGCATGTCGATGAGCAACCCTTCCGATTACGCGATTCGCTGGGTGACACGATGAAATCGCTCTCGAACCGCGCTCATCGCAAGAAGCTCGAGTTGGCGTTTCATGTCTCGCCAGATGTTCCCGATGAGGTTCGCGGAGATGCAGTCCGGGTGCGCCAGGTGATCATCAATCTGCTGGGGAATGCACTCAAGTTTACCGAACGCGGCGAGGTGGTTCTCGATGTTTCTGTCGAGAGTCGAACTGCAGAACAGGTGACATTGCATTTCAAAGTGCAGGATACCGGGATCGGGATTGCCAAAGATAAATTTGAATCCATTTTTGAAGCGTTTGAGCAAGCCGATTCTTCGACCACCAGGCGATATGGAGGGACAGGGCTGGGGTTGGCGATATCGGCCCGGCTGGTGGAATTGATGCAGGGGAAGATCTGGGTTGAAAGCGAAGTGGGTCAAGGTAGTACCTTTCACTTTACGCTCAATCTGGGTGTCGAAGCAGAAGGAAGTGTGCAGCCACTGGCCCAGGAGCCTCAACTGCATGGCTTGCGTGTGCTGATTGTCGACGATAACCAGACGAATCGTAGGATTCTGGAAGAGTTGACGTTGTTGTGGGGGATGCGTCCAAGAATTGCCGCAGGAGCGATCGAAGCCCGGCGAGAGTTGCAGCATGCGATTGATCAAGGTGAACCCATTCGATTGATCATTACCGATGCGCAAATGCCGGGAGAAGACGGGTTCAGTCTGACGGCATCAATTCGCAGTCTGGAAAACATGCCTGCCGTTGAAATCCTGATGCTGACATCGGGGGATCGGCTGGAAGATCTCTCGCGGTGTCAGCAACTGGGGATTGCCGGTTATCTCATCAAGCCTGTGAAACAATCCGAGTTGTACAACTCGATTGTAGGGATCATGGGGCAGGCACCTCGTGCTGTGCCCATGGCTTCGGCTATGGCTGTGCCGGAAAGATCGGCCAATTCGCGGAGGATTCTACTGGCTGAAGACAGTCTGGCCAATCAGAAACTGGCACTGGGTTTACTGGAGCGATGGGGGCACCGGGTAGTGGTGGCCAGCAATGGCATCGAGGCGATTGAACGCTATCGCAGTGAATCATTCGACCTGATTCTGATGGATGTGCAGATGCCCGAACTCGACGGGAATGAAGCCACCATGGCGATTCGCGAGATTGAAAGGCGGACGGGAGAACATATTCCGATCGTGGCGATGACAGCGCATGCCCTGCAGGGGGATCGTGAGCAATGCCTGAAGGCCGGAATGGATGATTACCTGATGAAGCCGATACGGGCTCGTCAGTTGTTTCAGATGATTGAGCAGGTCTGTAACGATCATGCTCCACGCTGGAAGCCGCTCTACCAGATGACCAGTGAGGGTGTGGCGGCAAGAAGCGAAGAACATTGTGCTGAAGAGTCTGATCTGGATCAACAGGCGCATGCGGTGGAACCTCAGACGGATTGCCAGTCAGTGATTGGAGACTCGATGAATGCAGCCGGTGCGCTCCAGACCATTGATGGTGGAGCCGAGTCGGTGGTGAAGTCGGAGGATTATGTTGACTGGCAGTTGGCTCTGCGTGCGACAAATGGAGATCGGGCGCTTCTGGCAGATGTGGGTCAGGCTTTTCTTGAGGAGACACCCTGGCTGCTGAACAAACTCGATGACGCGATCACCACACAGGATACAAAGCTGTTTCAAAGACTCAGCCATACACTCAAAAGTGCCTTTCGAACCTTTGGCGCGAACAAACTGAGTGAGCAGTATGAGCAGATGGAAATGGACGTGAAGCGAGAAGGTCGATTACCCGAGGTCGAGGTGGTGGCCAGGTATCGACAATCAGCCGATCATGTCGTGGAGCGAATTGCCAAAGAGTTGCCACAGGTTTGTGCAGAGACTGCTTCAGGCTCTGGCAAGGGGATGTGA
- a CDS encoding aminotransferase class I/II-fold pyridoxal phosphate-dependent enzyme yields MPAILGGPAFWPQGAPARLLPRNEIADQIARALQGDQWAVYEGGEHAGLREDLAQRFPGRRPVLTSSGTVAIELALRAAGVGPGDEVLLAAYDFEANFKNVLAVGALPVLVDVVPECWTIDPLGLEAADSPRVKALIASHLHGQTPDWLRLRDLCQAREVVLIEDACQSPARYASCELLGAEINGESALQSHVGEQPVGEIVAFSFGGSKPITAGRGGAVLLSTERQEARLRLYTQRGNEAYPLSELQALVVRPQWRILATQDRHRWRQAMTIEAAWDELCGQRHVSNDRHDESFLVSLYKLGLWYEPEIWGGLSRARLVAAARAEGLPLAEGFQALHETHSSKRYRHAGDLVHASAAGRNVLQLHHTALSGSEEATREVMAILLKLKEHADQLQRD; encoded by the coding sequence GTGCCTGCGATTCTGGGTGGACCTGCGTTTTGGCCTCAGGGGGCACCGGCTCGTTTACTGCCGCGAAATGAAATTGCCGATCAAATAGCCCGCGCGTTGCAGGGGGATCAATGGGCGGTCTATGAAGGGGGCGAGCATGCGGGTTTGCGTGAGGATCTGGCTCAGCGATTTCCCGGTCGCAGACCCGTACTGACATCCAGTGGTACCGTGGCCATCGAACTGGCCTTGAGAGCAGCTGGCGTGGGGCCAGGTGATGAAGTTCTGCTGGCCGCCTATGACTTTGAGGCGAATTTCAAGAATGTCCTGGCTGTGGGTGCGTTGCCTGTGCTGGTCGATGTGGTGCCAGAATGCTGGACGATCGATCCACTGGGGTTAGAAGCGGCTGATTCGCCGCGAGTGAAAGCATTGATTGCGAGCCATCTGCATGGGCAAACGCCGGATTGGTTACGATTACGAGATTTGTGCCAGGCTCGTGAAGTGGTGCTGATTGAAGATGCCTGCCAGTCACCAGCACGATATGCCAGCTGCGAGCTATTGGGTGCCGAAATCAATGGTGAGTCTGCCCTCCAAAGCCATGTCGGTGAGCAGCCTGTGGGAGAGATTGTGGCGTTCAGTTTTGGTGGGAGTAAGCCGATCACTGCAGGTCGAGGCGGGGCTGTCTTGCTTTCGACCGAGCGGCAGGAAGCGAGACTCAGGCTGTACACTCAACGTGGGAATGAGGCCTACCCTCTTTCCGAGCTGCAGGCGCTGGTGGTCAGGCCACAGTGGAGGATCCTGGCAACTCAGGATCGGCATCGTTGGCGACAGGCCATGACCATAGAAGCGGCCTGGGATGAGTTGTGTGGTCAGCGACATGTTTCGAATGATCGGCACGACGAAAGTTTTTTGGTTTCGTTGTACAAACTGGGTTTATGGTACGAGCCCGAAATCTGGGGTGGTTTGAGCAGGGCACGGCTGGTGGCTGCGGCGAGGGCTGAGGGATTACCATTGGCTGAGGGATTCCAGGCACTGCACGAAACCCATTCTTCAAAGCGATATCGTCACGCTGGCGATCTGGTCCATGCCAGTGCCGCCGGGAGAAATGTGCTGCAACTGCATCATACAGCACTTTCGGGAAGTGAGGAGGCGACTCGTGAAGTCATGGCGATTCTGCTGAAGCTCAAAGAGCATGCCGATCAGTTACAACGAGATTGA